A single window of Balaenoptera ricei isolate mBalRic1 chromosome 15, mBalRic1.hap2, whole genome shotgun sequence DNA harbors:
- the SH2B2 gene encoding SH2B adapter protein 2 isoform X1, translating to MNGAAAAPVPVPVPVPDWRQFCELHAQAAAVDFAHKFCRFLRDNPAYDTPDAGASFSRHFAANFLDVFSEEVRRVLVAGPAPRGAAEPPDAMEPEPSGPPALKAAPYGHSRSSEDVSAHAAAKARVRKGFSLRNMSLCVVDGVRDMWHRRSSPEPDAAPRAAEPPAEPRDKWTRRLRLSRTLAAKVELVDIQREGALRFMVADDAAAGPGGAAQWQKCRLLLRRAVAGERFRLEFFVPPKASRPKVSIPLSAIIEVRTTMPLEMPEKDNTFVLKVENGAEYILETIDSLQKHSWVADIQGCVDPGDSEEDADLPCARGSCLASRVASCSCELLTDAADLPRPLETTAAVVTAPHSRARDAVGESLVHVPLETFLETLESPGGSGSDSNNTVEDGAEPEPEAEPELELSDYPWFHGTLSRVKAAQLVLAGGPRSHGLFVIRQSETRPGEYVLTFNFQGKAKHLRLSLNGHGQCHVQHLWFQSVLDMLRHFHTHPIPLESGGSADITLRSYVRAQGPPPDPGPSPSAAPAPHACWSEPAGQHYFSSLAAAACPPASPSEAGGASSSSASSSSAASVPGASRPAEGPLSARSRSNSAERLLEAAGGGADEPPEAGPGEGARGRTRAVENQYSFY from the exons CCGCCGTGGATTTCGCCCACAAGTTCTGCCGTTTCCTGCGGGACAACCCGGCCTACGACACGCCCGACGCCGGGGCCTCCTTCTCCCGCCACTTCGCCGCCAACTTCCTGGACGTGTTCAGCGAGGAGGTGCGCCGCGTGCTGGTGGCCGGGCCGGCGCCCCGGGGAGCGGCCGAGCCCCCAGACGCCATGGAGCCCGAGCCCTCGGGGCCCCCGGCGCTCAAAGCCGCGCCCTACGGCCACTCGCGGAGCTCCGAGGACGTGTCGGCGCACGCGGCGGCCAAGGCCCGCGTCCGCAAGGGCTTCTCGCTGCGCAATATGAGCCTGTGCGTGGTGGACGGCGTGCGAGACATGTGGCACCGGCGCTCATCGCCCGAGCCCGACGCCGCCCCGCGGGCCGCCGAGCCCCCAGCCGAGCCGCGCGACAAGTGGACGCGGCGCCTGCGGCTGTCGCGGACGCTGGCGGCCAAGGTGGAGCTGGTGGACATCCAGCGAGAGGGCGCGCTGCGCTTCATGGTGGCCGACGACGCGGCCGCGGGCCCCGGGGGCGCCGCCCAGTGGCAGAAGTGTCGCCTGCTCCTGCGCAGGGCCGTGGCAGGCGAGCGCTTCCGCCTAGAGTTCTTCGTGCCACCCAAG GCCTCCAGGCCCAAAGTCAGCATCCCTCTGTCGGCCATCATTGAGGTCCGCACCACCATGCCCCTGGAGATGCCGGAGAAGGACAACACGTTCGTGCTCAAG gtggAGAACGGAGCAGAGTACATCCTGGAGACCATCGACTCCCTGCAGAAGCACTCGTGGGTAGCTGACATCCAGGGCTGTGTGGACCCTGG GGACAGCGAGGAAGATGCCGATCTCCCCTGTGCCCGGGGAAGCTGTCTGGCCAGCCGTGTGGCCTCTTGCAGCTGTGAGCTCCTAACAGATG CAGCGGACCTGCCCCGGCCCCTAGAGACAACGGCAGCCGTGGTGACGGCCCCACACAGCCGAGCTCGAGATGCCGTCGGGGAGTCCCTGGTCCATGTCCCGCTGGAGACCTTCCTGGAGACCCTGGAGTCCCCAGGTGGCAGCGGCAGTGACAGCAATAACACAG TGGAGGACGGAGCAGAGCCGGAGCCCGAGGCTGAGCCCGAGCTGGAGCTCTCTGACTACCCCTGGTTCCACGGGACACTGTCACGGGTCAAGGCAGCTCAGCTGGTTCTGGCAGGCGGGCCCCGGAGCCACGGCCTCTTCGTGATCCGCCAGAGTGAGACTCGGCCTGGGGAGTACGTGCTGACCTTCAACTTCCAGGGCAAGGCCAAG CACCTGCGCCTGTCCTTGAACGGCCACGGGCAGTGCCATGTGCAGCACCTGTGGTTCCAGTCTGTGCTCGACATGCTCCGCCACTTCCACACCCACCCCATCCCGCTGGAGTCCGGGGGCTCTGCAGACATCACCCTTCGCAGCTATGTGCGGGCCCAGGGCCCCCCACCTG ACCCGGGGCCCTCGCCCAGCGCCGCGCCCGCGCCCCACGCCTGCTGGAGCGAGCCGGCCGGCCAGCACTACTTCTCCAGCCTCGCCGCGGCCGCCTGCCCGCCCGCCTCGCCCTCGGAGGCCGGCGGCGCCTCGTCCTCATCCGCCTCGTCGTCCTCGGCGGCGTCTGTGCCCGGCGCCTCGCGCCCCGCCGAGGGCCCGCTGAGCGCGCGCAGCCGCAGCAACAGCGCCGAGCGCCTGCTggaggcggcgggcgggggcgccGACGAGCCCCCAGAGGCCGGGCCGGGAGAGGGCGCCCGGGGCCGCACGCGCGCCGTCGAGAACCAATACTCCTTCTACTAG
- the SH2B2 gene encoding SH2B adapter protein 2 isoform X2 produces the protein MNGAAAAPVPVPVPVPDWRQFCELHAQAAAVDFAHKFCRFLRDNPAYDTPDAGASFSRHFAANFLDVFSEEVRRVLVAGPAPRGAAEPPDAMEPEPSGPPALKAAPYGHSRSSEDVSAHAAAKARVRKGFSLRNMSLCVVDGVRDMWHRRSSPEPDAAPRAAEPPAEPRDKWTRRLRLSRTLAAKVELVDIQREGALRFMVADDAAAGPGGAAQWQKCRLLLRRAVAGERFRLEFFVPPKASRPKVSIPLSAIIEVRTTMPLEMPEKDNTFVLKVENGAEYILETIDSLQKHSWVADIQGCVDPGDSEEDADLPCARGSCLASRVASCSCELLTDADLPRPLETTAAVVTAPHSRARDAVGESLVHVPLETFLETLESPGGSGSDSNNTVEDGAEPEPEAEPELELSDYPWFHGTLSRVKAAQLVLAGGPRSHGLFVIRQSETRPGEYVLTFNFQGKAKHLRLSLNGHGQCHVQHLWFQSVLDMLRHFHTHPIPLESGGSADITLRSYVRAQGPPPDPGPSPSAAPAPHACWSEPAGQHYFSSLAAAACPPASPSEAGGASSSSASSSSAASVPGASRPAEGPLSARSRSNSAERLLEAAGGGADEPPEAGPGEGARGRTRAVENQYSFY, from the exons CCGCCGTGGATTTCGCCCACAAGTTCTGCCGTTTCCTGCGGGACAACCCGGCCTACGACACGCCCGACGCCGGGGCCTCCTTCTCCCGCCACTTCGCCGCCAACTTCCTGGACGTGTTCAGCGAGGAGGTGCGCCGCGTGCTGGTGGCCGGGCCGGCGCCCCGGGGAGCGGCCGAGCCCCCAGACGCCATGGAGCCCGAGCCCTCGGGGCCCCCGGCGCTCAAAGCCGCGCCCTACGGCCACTCGCGGAGCTCCGAGGACGTGTCGGCGCACGCGGCGGCCAAGGCCCGCGTCCGCAAGGGCTTCTCGCTGCGCAATATGAGCCTGTGCGTGGTGGACGGCGTGCGAGACATGTGGCACCGGCGCTCATCGCCCGAGCCCGACGCCGCCCCGCGGGCCGCCGAGCCCCCAGCCGAGCCGCGCGACAAGTGGACGCGGCGCCTGCGGCTGTCGCGGACGCTGGCGGCCAAGGTGGAGCTGGTGGACATCCAGCGAGAGGGCGCGCTGCGCTTCATGGTGGCCGACGACGCGGCCGCGGGCCCCGGGGGCGCCGCCCAGTGGCAGAAGTGTCGCCTGCTCCTGCGCAGGGCCGTGGCAGGCGAGCGCTTCCGCCTAGAGTTCTTCGTGCCACCCAAG GCCTCCAGGCCCAAAGTCAGCATCCCTCTGTCGGCCATCATTGAGGTCCGCACCACCATGCCCCTGGAGATGCCGGAGAAGGACAACACGTTCGTGCTCAAG gtggAGAACGGAGCAGAGTACATCCTGGAGACCATCGACTCCCTGCAGAAGCACTCGTGGGTAGCTGACATCCAGGGCTGTGTGGACCCTGG GGACAGCGAGGAAGATGCCGATCTCCCCTGTGCCCGGGGAAGCTGTCTGGCCAGCCGTGTGGCCTCTTGCAGCTGTGAGCTCCTAACAGATG CGGACCTGCCCCGGCCCCTAGAGACAACGGCAGCCGTGGTGACGGCCCCACACAGCCGAGCTCGAGATGCCGTCGGGGAGTCCCTGGTCCATGTCCCGCTGGAGACCTTCCTGGAGACCCTGGAGTCCCCAGGTGGCAGCGGCAGTGACAGCAATAACACAG TGGAGGACGGAGCAGAGCCGGAGCCCGAGGCTGAGCCCGAGCTGGAGCTCTCTGACTACCCCTGGTTCCACGGGACACTGTCACGGGTCAAGGCAGCTCAGCTGGTTCTGGCAGGCGGGCCCCGGAGCCACGGCCTCTTCGTGATCCGCCAGAGTGAGACTCGGCCTGGGGAGTACGTGCTGACCTTCAACTTCCAGGGCAAGGCCAAG CACCTGCGCCTGTCCTTGAACGGCCACGGGCAGTGCCATGTGCAGCACCTGTGGTTCCAGTCTGTGCTCGACATGCTCCGCCACTTCCACACCCACCCCATCCCGCTGGAGTCCGGGGGCTCTGCAGACATCACCCTTCGCAGCTATGTGCGGGCCCAGGGCCCCCCACCTG ACCCGGGGCCCTCGCCCAGCGCCGCGCCCGCGCCCCACGCCTGCTGGAGCGAGCCGGCCGGCCAGCACTACTTCTCCAGCCTCGCCGCGGCCGCCTGCCCGCCCGCCTCGCCCTCGGAGGCCGGCGGCGCCTCGTCCTCATCCGCCTCGTCGTCCTCGGCGGCGTCTGTGCCCGGCGCCTCGCGCCCCGCCGAGGGCCCGCTGAGCGCGCGCAGCCGCAGCAACAGCGCCGAGCGCCTGCTggaggcggcgggcgggggcgccGACGAGCCCCCAGAGGCCGGGCCGGGAGAGGGCGCCCGGGGCCGCACGCGCGCCGTCGAGAACCAATACTCCTTCTACTAG